The proteins below are encoded in one region of Engraulis encrasicolus isolate BLACKSEA-1 chromosome 1, IST_EnEncr_1.0, whole genome shotgun sequence:
- the ptp4a1 gene encoding protein tyrosine phosphatase type IVA 1: MARMNRPAPVEITYKNMRFLITHNPTNATLNKFIEELKKYGVTTVVRVCEATYDAALVIKEGIQVLDWPFDDGAPPSNQIVDDWLNLLKLKFREEPGCCIAVHCVAGLGRAPVLVALAMIECGMKYEDAVQFIRQKRRGAFNSKQLFYLEKYRPKMRLRFKDSNGHRNNCCIQ, translated from the exons ATGGCGCGTATGAACAGACCCGCCCCGGTGGAAATCACCTATAAGAACATGCGTTTCCTCATCACGCACAACCCCACCAACGCCACCCTCAACAAATTCATAGAG gaaCTGAAAAAATATGGAGTCACCACTGTTGTGAGGGTGTGCGAGGCCACCTATGACGCTGCTCTGGTGATTAAGGAGGGAATTCAGGTTCTG GATTGGCCTTTTGACGACGGTGCTCCTCCTTCCAACCAGATTGTGGATGATTGGCTGAACCTTCTGAAGCTCAAGTTCCGCGAGGAGCCCGGCTGCTGCATCGCTGTCCATTGTGTAGCCGGCCTTGGCAG AGCTCCAGTCCTGGTGGCTCTCGCCATGATCGAGTGTGGGATGAAGTACGAAGACGCTGTCCAGTTCATTCGACA gAAGCGTCGGGGAGCGTTCAACAGCAAGCAGCTCTTCTATCTGGAGAAGTATCGTCCAAAGATGCGCCTGCGCTTCAAAGATTCCAACGGTCACCGTAACAACTGCTGCATCCAGTAG